A region from the Muribaculum gordoncarteri genome encodes:
- the hutH gene encoding histidine ammonia-lyase, protein MSKNIFQIGNGDLTFEDIERIINENLKLELSPAAKERIEKCRNYLDRKIEESTEPLYGITTGFGSLCTKNISLDELNTLQENLVKSHACSVGNEIPHVIVKLMFLLKAHALSLGHSGVQLITVQRIIDFFNNDVMPIVYDRGSLGASGDLAPLANLFLPLIGVGDVYYKGKRCEAISVLDEFGWEPIKLKSKEGLALLNGTQFMSANGVYALLKAMRLSKKADLIAAISLEAYDGLLAPFMDCIQQMRPHKGQIETGNNFRHLLEGSEIINRPKKHVQDPYSFRCIPQVHGATKDAIRHAASVLLTEINSVTDNPTIFPDEDLIISGGNFHGQPLALVYDYLAIAMAELGNISERRVAQLIMGLRGLPEFLVAEPGLNSGFMIPQYAAASMVSQNKMYCYAASSDSIVSSNGQEDHVSMGANAATKLYKVMDNLELILSIELMNAAQGIEFRRPLKSSPYIEKFLKAYRNEVPFIREDIVMYKEIHKSQAFLKRWKCDF, encoded by the coding sequence ATGAGCAAAAACATATTTCAAATAGGCAATGGCGACCTCACATTTGAGGACATTGAACGAATAATCAACGAGAATCTCAAACTCGAACTCTCGCCTGCGGCCAAAGAGCGAATTGAAAAGTGCCGAAACTATCTCGACCGCAAAATCGAAGAATCGACCGAACCTCTTTACGGCATTACAACAGGATTCGGATCGCTGTGTACCAAAAACATCTCGCTCGACGAGCTCAACACACTACAGGAAAACCTCGTGAAGAGCCATGCCTGCAGTGTAGGCAACGAAATTCCCCATGTAATAGTGAAGCTCATGTTCCTGCTGAAGGCTCATGCGCTTTCATTGGGCCATAGCGGTGTGCAGCTGATAACAGTGCAGCGCATCATCGACTTCTTCAACAACGATGTCATGCCCATTGTCTACGACCGTGGCTCACTCGGCGCATCGGGCGACCTCGCCCCTCTCGCCAATCTGTTCCTCCCCCTTATCGGCGTAGGTGATGTATATTATAAAGGGAAACGCTGCGAGGCGATAAGCGTGCTCGACGAATTTGGATGGGAGCCCATAAAGCTGAAAAGCAAAGAGGGCCTCGCGCTGCTCAACGGCACCCAGTTCATGAGCGCAAACGGCGTTTACGCGCTGTTGAAAGCTATGCGCCTGTCCAAGAAAGCCGACCTCATCGCCGCCATTTCACTTGAAGCCTACGACGGCCTGCTGGCTCCCTTCATGGACTGCATACAGCAGATGCGTCCCCATAAGGGCCAGATAGAAACCGGCAACAACTTCAGGCACCTCCTTGAAGGAAGCGAAATAATAAACCGTCCCAAGAAGCACGTACAGGACCCCTACTCCTTCCGTTGCATACCTCAGGTACATGGCGCAACCAAGGATGCAATAAGGCACGCCGCATCGGTGCTGCTGACTGAAATCAACTCAGTGACCGACAACCCGACCATATTCCCCGACGAAGACCTCATCATTTCGGGAGGTAACTTCCACGGTCAGCCCCTTGCACTGGTCTATGACTATCTTGCAATAGCCATGGCCGAACTCGGCAACATATCGGAGCGTCGTGTGGCTCAATTGATAATGGGACTCCGAGGTCTTCCCGAATTCCTTGTAGCCGAACCGGGACTCAACTCCGGATTCATGATTCCGCAATATGCCGCAGCATCGATGGTAAGCCAGAACAAGATGTACTGCTACGCTGCATCAAGCGACTCAATCGTGTCGAGCAACGGACAGGAGGATCATGTGAGCATGGGAGCCAATGCAGCCACCAAGCTTTACAAGGTCATGGACAATCTTGAACTGATATTGTCGATAGAGCTGATGAATGCGGCTCAGGGCATCGAATTCCGTCGTCCACTCAAGTCGTCGCCCTACATCGAGAAGTTCCTGAAAGCCTACCGCAACGAAGTGCCCTTCATTCGCGAGGACATCGTCATGTACAAGGAGATTCACAAGTCGCAGGCGTTCCTTAAACGCTGGAAATGCGATTTTTAA
- a CDS encoding urocanate hydratase, whose product MKFSLSDKLPEYPEFVPGIRRAPDRGYRLTKAQTETALKNALRYIPESLHAQLAPEFMEELLTRGKIYGYRYRPQGDLKAKPIDEYKGKCIEGKAFQVMIDNNLCFDIALYPYELVTYGETGQVCQNWMQYRLIKQYLEELTQDQTLVIESGHPLGLFKSKPEAPRVIITNSMMVGLFDNIKDWEVAAQMGVANYGQMTAGGWMYIGPQGIVHGTFNTLLNAGRMKLGVPQDGNLRGHLFVSSGLGGMSGAQPKAAEIAGATAIIAEVDASRIKTRHDQGWVQYVTDDLAEAYRLAHESMEAKEPRSIAYHGNVVDLLQYALDNNIHIELLSDQTSCHAVYEGGYCPAGVTFEERTRLLRDDRDEFERLVNTSLHRHFNIIKQLVERGTYFFDYGNSFMKAIYDAGVKEISRNGIDEKDGFIWPSYVEDIMGPELFDYGYGPFRWVCLSGKHSDLIKTDHAAMECIDPNRRGQDMDNWIWIRDAERNALVVGTQARILYQDAEGRMKIALRFNEMVRNGEVGPIMLGRDHHDVSGTDSPFRETSNIKDGSNVMADMAVQCFAGNCARGMSLVALHNGGGVGIGKAINGGFGMVCDGSERVDEILRSSMLWDVMGGVARRSWARNPNAMATSQEFNDKNGDYYHITIPNIADDELITNTVNNYLNKNAK is encoded by the coding sequence ATGAAATTTTCGCTATCCGACAAGCTCCCCGAATATCCCGAATTTGTGCCGGGCATAAGGCGAGCACCCGACCGAGGCTACAGGCTTACAAAAGCACAAACCGAAACAGCCTTAAAAAATGCGTTACGCTACATCCCCGAATCACTTCATGCCCAACTCGCTCCCGAGTTCATGGAAGAGTTGCTCACCCGAGGCAAAATATACGGTTACCGTTATCGTCCTCAAGGTGACTTGAAAGCAAAACCTATCGATGAATATAAAGGAAAATGCATCGAGGGCAAGGCTTTTCAGGTGATGATCGACAATAATTTGTGTTTCGACATTGCTCTTTATCCCTATGAGCTCGTCACTTACGGCGAAACCGGCCAGGTGTGCCAAAACTGGATGCAATACCGGCTCATAAAGCAATATCTTGAGGAGCTCACTCAGGACCAGACACTCGTAATCGAGTCGGGACACCCTCTCGGCCTCTTCAAGTCGAAGCCCGAAGCACCCCGCGTAATCATAACCAACTCCATGATGGTGGGACTTTTCGACAACATAAAGGATTGGGAAGTCGCAGCACAGATGGGAGTTGCCAACTATGGCCAGATGACTGCCGGCGGATGGATGTACATAGGCCCGCAAGGCATCGTACACGGAACATTCAACACCCTGCTGAATGCAGGACGCATGAAACTCGGTGTGCCGCAGGACGGCAATCTGCGCGGACACTTATTTGTTTCGTCGGGACTCGGCGGCATGAGCGGCGCACAGCCCAAAGCAGCCGAAATTGCCGGAGCCACCGCTATAATCGCCGAAGTCGACGCATCGCGCATCAAGACCCGTCACGATCAGGGATGGGTTCAATATGTAACCGACGACCTTGCCGAAGCCTATCGCCTTGCCCATGAATCAATGGAAGCAAAAGAGCCACGCTCAATCGCCTATCACGGCAATGTAGTGGACCTGTTGCAATATGCGCTCGACAACAACATTCACATCGAGCTTCTGAGCGACCAGACATCATGTCACGCCGTATACGAAGGCGGATATTGTCCGGCAGGTGTGACATTTGAGGAGCGTACACGTTTACTGCGTGACGATCGCGATGAATTTGAGCGTCTTGTCAACACCTCATTGCACCGTCACTTCAACATCATAAAGCAGCTCGTAGAGCGCGGAACCTACTTCTTCGATTACGGCAACTCATTCATGAAAGCCATATATGACGCCGGAGTAAAGGAGATATCACGTAACGGCATCGACGAGAAGGACGGCTTTATATGGCCCTCCTACGTTGAGGACATAATGGGTCCCGAGCTGTTTGACTACGGTTACGGCCCGTTCCGCTGGGTATGCCTTAGCGGAAAACACAGCGACCTTATAAAGACCGACCACGCCGCAATGGAGTGCATCGACCCCAATCGACGCGGACAGGACATGGACAACTGGATATGGATTCGCGACGCCGAGCGCAATGCCCTTGTCGTGGGAACCCAGGCGCGCATCCTTTACCAGGATGCCGAAGGACGCATGAAAATAGCGCTTCGATTCAACGAGATGGTGCGCAACGGCGAAGTCGGCCCCATCATGCTTGGACGCGACCACCACGATGTAAGCGGAACCGACTCACCCTTCCGTGAAACTTCCAACATCAAGGATGGCAGCAACGTAATGGCCGACATGGCCGTACAGTGCTTTGCAGGAAACTGCGCCAGAGGCATGAGTCTTGTAGCACTGCACAACGGCGGCGGCGTGGGAATAGGCAAGGCCATCAACGGCGGATTCGGAATGGTGTGCGACGGCTCGGAGCGCGTCGATGAGATACTGCGCTCGTCAATGCTGTGGGATGTAATGGGAGGTGTGGCCCGCCGTTCATGGGCACGAAATCCCAACGCCATGGCCACATCGCAAGAGTTCAACGACAAAAACGGCGACTATTACCACATAACCATCCCGAACATAGCCGATGACGAATTGATAACCAACACAGTAAACAACTATTTAAACAAAAACGCAAAATGA
- a CDS encoding beta-galactosidase, translated as MKKFFCNLAIAASLLLSASIAEAKPIENNVIVPGEVWNDTDGNPINAHGGGILYHNGKYYWYGEYKKGKTVLPDWATWECYRTDVTGVSCYSSPDMVNWTFEGIVLPAEEDASSDLHPSKVLERPKVIYNAKAGKFVMWAHVESADYSKAAAGVAVSDSPTGPFKYLGSFRPNNAMSRDQTLFVDDDGRAYQLYSSENNATLYISELTDDYLRPSGRFTRNFIGASREAPAVFKHDGKYYMLSSGCTGWDPNQAELAVADSIMGQWKVLGNPCTGTDADKTFYAQSTYVQPVYGKKDLYVAMFDRWNKTDLENSRYVWLPLSMKNGKITIPWKERWSMNDYADQPRFEAGDGTFLLNGEPFVVKAAELHYPRIPKPYWDQRIKMCKALGMNAVCLYVFWNSHEPKPDQFDFTGQNDLREFVKLCEQNDMKVILRPGPYVCAEWEMGGLPWWLLKKKDIRLRESDPYFLERVDKFQKAVADQVSDLTIANGGPIIMVQVENEYGSYGIDKQYVSEIRDMLRKNFGNEVTLFQCDWSSNFLNNGLNDLIWTMNFGTGANIDQQFAKLKEVRPNSPLMCSEFWSGWFDKWGANHETRPAADMIAGIDEMLSKGISFSLYMTHGGTNWGHWAGANSPGFAPDVTSYDYDAPISESGQTTPKYWELRKTLAKYMDGKKQADVPSLIKPIAIPSFTFTEVAPLFSNLPEPKSDAEIRTMEEYDQGFGSILYRTTLPELKQPALLTVNDPHDYAQVFVDGKFIGKLDRRNGEKALTIPACKKGATLDILIEAMGRINFGRAIKDFKGITGNVTVTVDNEGHRFVCDLKNWKVYNIEDTYDTYTSIGEFYPIETFTPDENGRLPRGVYRGTFNVKKPSDTFLNFETWGKGLVYVNGHPMGRIWEIGPQQTLYMPGCWLKKGENEILVFDIIGPKEAKSEGLREPLLDQLLVQKPLTHREEGQNLVLSSETPVYTGSFAPGNGWQEVKFDKPVTGRYICLEALNSINGKDIAAIAEMYVLDDKGERLSREPWIVNYADSEDVARMNRSGDKTFDLQESTYWSTVPGTPFPHAIVIDLGATHSIEGFQYLPRMESDVPGAIKDFKIYVKNTPFKY; from the coding sequence ATGAAAAAGTTCTTTTGCAACTTGGCGATAGCAGCAAGCCTGCTATTAAGTGCATCAATCGCTGAAGCCAAGCCGATAGAAAACAATGTCATTGTCCCCGGTGAAGTGTGGAACGACACCGACGGAAACCCAATCAATGCTCATGGCGGCGGTATTCTTTACCATAACGGCAAATATTACTGGTATGGTGAGTACAAGAAAGGCAAAACCGTATTGCCCGACTGGGCGACATGGGAATGTTACCGCACCGATGTGACAGGTGTGAGCTGCTATTCATCACCCGACATGGTAAACTGGACCTTTGAGGGCATCGTTCTTCCCGCCGAGGAAGATGCGAGCAGCGATCTCCACCCGAGCAAGGTACTTGAGCGCCCCAAAGTAATCTACAACGCCAAGGCAGGCAAATTTGTAATGTGGGCCCATGTCGAAAGCGCCGACTACAGCAAGGCCGCAGCAGGTGTTGCCGTAAGCGACTCCCCCACCGGCCCATTCAAATATCTCGGCAGCTTCCGTCCCAACAATGCGATGAGCCGCGACCAGACACTCTTTGTCGACGATGACGGACGAGCCTATCAGCTATACTCATCAGAAAATAACGCAACTCTCTATATCAGCGAGCTGACCGACGACTATCTACGCCCCTCGGGACGATTTACCCGCAACTTCATCGGTGCAAGCCGCGAAGCTCCTGCCGTGTTCAAGCACGACGGAAAGTACTACATGCTGTCATCGGGCTGCACCGGATGGGACCCCAATCAGGCCGAACTTGCTGTTGCCGACTCCATAATGGGACAGTGGAAAGTATTAGGCAATCCATGTACCGGAACCGACGCCGACAAGACATTTTACGCACAGAGCACCTATGTTCAGCCCGTATACGGCAAGAAAGATCTCTACGTAGCCATGTTTGACCGTTGGAACAAGACTGATCTTGAAAACTCGCGTTACGTGTGGCTGCCGTTGTCGATGAAAAACGGCAAGATAACAATTCCTTGGAAAGAGCGATGGAGCATGAACGACTATGCCGATCAACCGCGTTTCGAGGCCGGCGACGGTACATTCCTGCTCAATGGAGAGCCATTTGTAGTGAAAGCTGCCGAGCTTCACTATCCGCGCATACCCAAACCCTACTGGGATCAGCGCATCAAGATGTGCAAAGCCCTCGGCATGAATGCAGTGTGCCTCTATGTATTCTGGAACTCTCACGAGCCCAAGCCCGACCAATTTGACTTCACCGGACAGAATGACCTCCGTGAATTCGTAAAACTTTGCGAGCAAAATGACATGAAAGTCATATTGCGTCCCGGCCCATACGTATGCGCCGAATGGGAAATGGGAGGTCTTCCTTGGTGGCTTCTGAAGAAGAAGGATATACGCCTTCGCGAATCCGATCCCTATTTCCTTGAGCGTGTCGACAAATTCCAGAAGGCCGTAGCTGATCAGGTATCCGACCTCACCATTGCCAACGGAGGCCCCATAATCATGGTTCAGGTTGAAAACGAATACGGTTCCTACGGTATCGACAAGCAGTATGTTTCGGAAATACGTGACATGCTGCGCAAGAACTTCGGCAACGAAGTCACCCTGTTCCAGTGTGACTGGTCGTCCAACTTCCTGAACAACGGACTTAACGACCTTATATGGACAATGAACTTCGGCACCGGAGCCAACATCGACCAGCAGTTTGCCAAGCTTAAAGAGGTACGACCCAACAGTCCGTTGATGTGTTCCGAATTCTGGAGCGGATGGTTTGACAAGTGGGGAGCCAATCACGAAACACGCCCTGCCGCCGACATGATAGCCGGCATCGACGAGATGCTTTCAAAGGGCATATCATTCAGCCTCTACATGACTCACGGCGGAACCAACTGGGGACATTGGGCCGGAGCCAACTCTCCCGGATTTGCTCCCGATGTCACATCCTACGACTACGATGCACCCATCAGCGAGTCGGGACAGACAACTCCCAAATATTGGGAACTCCGCAAGACACTCGCCAAATACATGGACGGCAAGAAGCAGGCCGATGTGCCCTCGCTCATCAAGCCCATCGCCATACCGTCGTTCACATTCACAGAAGTGGCACCGTTGTTCTCCAATCTGCCGGAGCCTAAGAGTGATGCCGAGATACGCACCATGGAAGAGTATGACCAGGGATTCGGCAGCATCCTCTACCGCACTACACTTCCCGAACTCAAGCAACCGGCACTTCTTACCGTTAACGATCCTCATGACTACGCTCAGGTATTTGTCGACGGAAAATTCATCGGCAAGCTCGATCGTCGCAACGGCGAGAAAGCCCTCACAATTCCGGCATGCAAGAAAGGCGCAACACTCGACATACTCATCGAGGCCATGGGCCGCATCAACTTCGGCCGCGCAATAAAGGACTTCAAGGGTATAACCGGCAATGTCACCGTCACCGTCGACAATGAAGGACACCGATTTGTGTGCGACCTCAAAAACTGGAAGGTATATAATATAGAGGACACCTACGACACCTATACCTCGATTGGTGAATTCTATCCTATCGAAACCTTCACTCCCGACGAAAACGGACGCCTGCCTCGCGGTGTATATCGCGGAACATTCAATGTCAAGAAACCGTCGGATACATTCCTGAATTTTGAGACATGGGGTAAAGGTCTTGTATATGTCAACGGACATCCCATGGGACGCATTTGGGAGATAGGCCCGCAACAGACTCTGTATATGCCAGGATGCTGGCTCAAGAAAGGCGAAAATGAAATACTTGTATTCGACATTATAGGCCCGAAGGAAGCAAAGTCGGAAGGATTGCGTGAACCGCTCCTCGACCAGCTGCTTGTTCAGAAACCTCTCACCCACCGCGAAGAGGGACAGAATCTCGTGCTTTCATCGGAAACTCCGGTCTACACCGGCAGCTTCGCTCCCGGCAACGGATGGCAGGAGGTGAAATTTGACAAGCCTGTGACCGGTCGCTACATCTGCCTTGAGGCACTTAATTCAATCAATGGAAAGGATATCGCCGCCATAGCCGAGATGTATGTATTGGACGACAAAGGCGAGCGTCTGTCACGCGAGCCGTGGATTGTAAACTATGCCGACAGCGAGGATGTGGCAAGAATGAACCGCTCGGGCGACAAGACATTCGACCTTCAGGAGTCGACCTATTGGAGCACCGTTCCCGGAACACCGTTCCCCCACGCCATAGTGATTGACCTCGGAGCGACCCACAGCATCGAAGGATTCCAGTATCTCCCGCGAATGGAGAGCGATGTTCCCGGCGCAATCAAGGATTTCAAAATCTATGTAAAGAACACTCCGTTTAAATATTAA
- the ftcD gene encoding glutamate formimidoyltransferase produces MSWTKIMECVPNFSEGRDLEKIDKIVNPFRSKEGVKLLDYSNDIDHNRLVVTVVGQPEALKEAVIEAIGIAVQLIDLNHHQGQHPRMGAADVVPFIPIKGCTMDDAIALSREVGATVAERYNLPVFLYEKSASAPHRENLAAVRKGEFEGMAEKIKLPEWHPDFGPAERHPTAGTVAIGARMPLVAYNINLDTPSLEIAHGIAKKIRFIGGGLRYCKAMGVELKERGITQVSINMTDYTKTALYQAMEMVRFEARRYGVNVVGSEIIGLVPMAALIDTSAYYLGLENFSMQQVLEARIME; encoded by the coding sequence ATGAGCTGGACTAAAATAATGGAGTGCGTGCCTAACTTCAGCGAAGGGCGCGACCTTGAAAAGATAGATAAGATTGTAAACCCGTTTCGCAGCAAAGAAGGAGTTAAACTGCTCGACTACAGCAATGACATCGACCACAACCGACTTGTTGTAACCGTAGTAGGACAACCCGAAGCACTCAAAGAGGCTGTAATCGAAGCCATAGGCATAGCTGTCCAACTGATCGACCTGAATCACCATCAAGGCCAGCATCCGCGCATGGGAGCTGCCGATGTAGTGCCTTTCATTCCCATAAAAGGCTGCACCATGGACGATGCAATTGCATTGTCACGTGAAGTAGGCGCAACGGTTGCCGAGCGTTACAATCTTCCCGTATTCCTGTATGAGAAATCGGCATCGGCACCTCATCGCGAAAATCTTGCAGCAGTGCGCAAGGGTGAGTTTGAAGGCATGGCCGAAAAGATAAAACTCCCCGAATGGCATCCCGACTTCGGACCGGCCGAACGCCATCCGACAGCCGGAACAGTAGCCATAGGAGCACGCATGCCTCTTGTAGCCTACAACATAAATCTCGACACTCCAAGCCTTGAAATAGCCCACGGCATAGCCAAGAAGATACGCTTCATAGGCGGTGGCCTGCGTTACTGCAAAGCAATGGGAGTGGAACTTAAAGAGCGCGGCATAACCCAAGTGTCGATCAACATGACCGACTACACCAAGACAGCACTCTACCAGGCCATGGAGATGGTGCGCTTTGAGGCTCGCCGTTACGGAGTAAACGTAGTCGGCAGCGAAATAATAGGCCTCGTGCCCATGGCTGCACTCATCGACACATCGGCCTACTACCTCGGACTCGAAAACTTCTCCATGCAACAGGTGCTTGAAGCACGCATAATGGAATAA
- a CDS encoding cyclodeaminase/cyclohydrolase family protein, whose amino-acid sequence MLTDLSVKDFLNKTAGNDPVPGGGSISALNGAIAAALGEMVTRLTIGRKKYADREAEMTTLLAEIEPVRNELEADIDRDSDAYNLVFDAFKLPKDTDEEKSTRSAAIQSATKYAAEVPMQVARRVISIMPKLEVIARTGNQNAVTDACVATMCARTAVLGALMNVRINLSSIKDEDYVKTMALEASSLQDQAVAIEKRVLDYLNENLQ is encoded by the coding sequence ATGTTGACCGATCTATCAGTAAAAGATTTTCTAAACAAGACCGCAGGCAACGACCCCGTACCCGGCGGAGGCAGCATCTCGGCCCTTAACGGAGCCATAGCCGCAGCACTCGGCGAAATGGTGACACGCCTCACGATAGGCCGAAAGAAATATGCCGACCGTGAAGCCGAAATGACGACATTGCTTGCCGAAATAGAGCCTGTACGTAACGAACTCGAAGCCGACATTGACCGCGACAGCGATGCTTACAATCTCGTGTTTGACGCATTCAAGCTTCCCAAGGACACCGACGAGGAGAAATCGACAAGAAGCGCCGCAATACAATCGGCTACGAAATATGCAGCCGAAGTGCCTATGCAGGTTGCCCGCCGCGTAATCTCCATCATGCCCAAACTCGAAGTGATAGCACGCACCGGCAACCAGAATGCCGTAACCGATGCCTGCGTAGCCACAATGTGCGCACGCACGGCAGTTCTCGGAGCTTTGATGAACGTGCGCATCAACCTTTCATCGATCAAGGACGAAGATTACGTAAAAACTATGGCGCTCGAAGCATCCTCTCTACAGGACCAAGCAGTGGCCATCGAGAAGCGAGTGCTTGACTATCTTAATGAAAATCTACAATAA
- the hutI gene encoding imidazolonepropionase gives MSTLRIIHANILTPKGRKALHGKAMNELHHIPDGEITIVDGTIDYVGHVRENIDITAIDAQGRVVLPGFVDSHTHLVFGGFRPEEFMWRMRGDSYMSIMERGGGIVNTMKSTREASTEQLVEKTRHFIDIMSRMGVTTVEAKSGYGLDREAELKQLRVMAEINDDPERKVDIATTYLGAHALPPEYDGRHDEYIDFIIREMLPEVKKQNLAENCDIFCERGVFTVEQSRRLLKAAADMGYGIKIHADEIVTTGGAELSAELNALSADHLLHASDEGIKAMAHSDVVATLLPLTAFTLREPYAHGREMIDSGCAVALATDLNPGSCCSGSIPLTFALACIYMNLSVEEAITALTLNGAAAIGRAEYIGSLEPGKLGDLVMLDSDTHYTLPYYTGMNSVIMTVKRGRIVSYNNN, from the coding sequence ATGTCGACATTACGAATAATCCACGCCAACATCCTCACGCCTAAGGGTCGCAAGGCCCTTCACGGCAAAGCGATGAACGAGCTTCACCATATACCCGACGGTGAAATAACGATAGTAGACGGGACTATCGACTATGTGGGTCACGTGCGCGAAAACATCGACATCACCGCCATCGATGCACAAGGCCGAGTGGTTCTGCCCGGATTTGTAGACTCACACACCCATTTGGTGTTCGGCGGTTTCCGTCCCGAAGAATTCATGTGGCGAATGCGTGGTGACAGCTATATGTCGATAATGGAGCGTGGAGGAGGCATAGTCAACACAATGAAATCAACCCGCGAGGCATCGACCGAACAGCTCGTTGAAAAGACGCGTCACTTCATCGACATAATGAGCCGCATGGGTGTCACGACAGTCGAAGCAAAGAGCGGTTACGGACTCGACCGCGAAGCCGAGTTGAAACAACTGCGCGTAATGGCCGAAATCAACGATGATCCCGAACGCAAAGTCGACATAGCCACAACCTATCTCGGCGCACATGCCCTGCCGCCCGAGTATGACGGTCGACATGACGAATATATCGATTTCATAATACGTGAGATGCTGCCCGAAGTCAAGAAGCAAAATCTCGCCGAAAATTGCGACATATTCTGCGAACGCGGAGTTTTCACCGTGGAACAGTCACGACGACTGCTTAAGGCAGCCGCCGACATGGGTTACGGCATAAAAATCCATGCCGACGAGATAGTGACCACAGGAGGTGCCGAACTGTCGGCTGAGCTGAACGCATTGTCGGCCGATCACCTGCTTCACGCATCGGATGAAGGCATAAAGGCGATGGCCCACAGCGATGTGGTGGCAACTCTGCTGCCGCTGACGGCATTCACGCTGCGCGAGCCCTACGCCCACGGACGCGAAATGATTGACTCCGGATGTGCCGTGGCATTGGCCACCGACCTTAACCCCGGAAGCTGCTGCAGCGGCTCAATACCGTTGACATTCGCCCTCGCATGCATCTACATGAACCTCTCGGTTGAAGAGGCCATAACCGCACTTACACTCAACGGAGCTGCGGCAATAGGCCGAGCCGAATATATCGGCTCACTTGAACCGGGCAAGCTCGGCGACCTCGTGATGCTCGACTCCGACACTCACTACACGCTACCCTATTACACCGGCATGAACTCAGTAATCATGACTGTAAAGCGCGGCCGGATTGTTTCGTATAACAACAATTAA